The following nucleotide sequence is from Pseudomonadota bacterium.
GGCTTGCAGATGGCATTCCCATCGCGGGCGTGGCCGGTGACCAGCAAGCTGCGATGTTCGGTCAGAACTGCTTCGCGCTCGGCGACGCCAAGTGCACGTACGGAACGGGGGCCTTTCTGCTCGTCAACACGGGTATCGAACCCGTCCGCTCCAGCCACGGTCTCATCACCACGGTAGCTTGGCGTCTCGGGAAAGAGACCACGTATGCGCTCGAGGGCAGTGCCTTCATCGCCGGGGCCGCGGTGCAGTGGCTGCGCGACGGGCTGAAGCTGATCCATGCAGCAGCCGACGTGGAGGCGCTGGCTTCCCAGGTCGAGTCGAGCGGCGAGGTTGTTTTTGTCCCCGCTCTGGCTGGACTTGGAGCCCCCTACTGGGATCCGCTGGCTCGAGGCTTGCTGTCAGGAATCACCCGCGACACTTCCGCTGCCCACATCGCTCGTGCTGCCCTCGAGGGCATTGCCTTCCAAATCGACGATTTGGCGCAGGCCATGACCCAGGACGCAACCAGGCCCCTTGCCCGCTTGCGCGTGGATGGCGGAGCCTCCCAGAATGATCTGTTGATGCAGTTGCAAGCGGACCTTTCCAACCTACCGATCGACCGTCCCCTGTGTGTCGAGACGACAGCCCTCGGTGCTGCTTACCTTGCGGGCTTGGCCGTGGGCGTCTTTTCCGACCCTGACGCGATCGCCGAGGTTCACCGAATCGAGCGCACCTTCGTGCCGCGACAAGCACCGGAGCAACGCGACCGCAACAGACGCAAGTGGCGAGAAGCGGTCAGCCGCGCGAGGAGTCGAACAACGACACCATGAGCGAGTCTTCCAACAAACACAAGCCGGCGGGCAAGAACCAAGTACCTATTGCGTGGGAGGCGCTGGAGGACGCCTTCGAAAACAACGCCCCCGAAGTGCACAGTTACCTGCACTTGGCGACGGGCGAAGTCGTGCGCATCGTCGACGGGGTCGCCGATCCCGCAATGCATAGACGCATCCTGGCCGACAGCAGCTACGTGCGCGTCGATGCCGTCTCCTCCCGCGAGCAGTATCGCTGGATGGAGCGATTCATCGCCACGGTCGATCAGTTGGAGTTGCGCAGGAAGCTGGTCGAGGCGATAGACGGCAAGGGAGCCTTCCGGCGCTTCAAGGACGTGCTGATGAGTCACCCGATCGACCGCGAGCGCTGGTTCGTCTTCCGCTCCGAGCGTCTGCGGACATGCATGGCGGCTTGGTTGGAAGCGCACGGCATCGAGCCTGTCGAGCGCACGCAATGGCACGTTCCTACAGCCGACGAGGTCAAGGCCGCGGCCAACCGCGAGGAGGCCGAGCGTCCCGACCGGCGCTCGCGTGCGGCCGCGGCGGAAGCTCTTAGGAGTCGTCTGCTCGAGCTCGCGGCCGCCCTCCCCGTACGCGAGCTCGATACGGCGGTTGCGTACCTGGAGTTTCTGCGGGAGCGCCGTCACCTTCCGCGTGCCCATGCCAAGCTCGCGGGCGCGCCAGCCGGCAGATCCGCGTCCGCCGCGGTTTCGGTGAGCCCCGGGGAAGCGACCGAGGACAGTGACGCTGCGCAGGATGCCCCCTCCGAGTCGGAGCAACGCGCTGTCGGGGCAGCGGGCAGCAGGGCGCGAGAGGGATAACCGTTCAGGCCCGGAAGTCGGGTTTGGAGGCGGTCTGCCGCTGGCGCTACGGAGAGGGGCGCGCGCTCACCAGTGCCACTGGCAAGCCCGTGCGCCATGCACTATAGGTTTGGTGCAGAGCCCGCTGAGCTCATGGCGCTGCCCCCCAGCCGGCTCGCGGGCTCTGCTTCGAGTCGCTCCGCGTGCCTCGGACGGGTACCAAGGGAATGAAGGCGCTGCAGGTCATGGCCGTGGTCGCGTTCGTATCTACGCTGTCGGTGGATCGGCGCCTGGCATACGGTCAGGCGGCGGTGCGCGTTGACGGCATCGCGGCCGTGGTCGGAGCCGGCCAGCCGGGTGCCCGTGTCGACGTGATTCTGCGCAGCGACATCGAGTTGCTTGCGCGTATCGTGTGGATCGGTCGCACGAGCGGTCCACCATCGCTGGAGCCTCTGCCTTCCACGCTTCTTCAAGCGACGCTCGATCGGGTGGTGGGCGAGCTGCTCATCAGTCGCGAGGCGGAGCGAGTAGGAGCTGCAACGCCGGGCGCCGGCGATATCGTTCGCGAACGCGAACGCTTGGAAGCCTCCGCCGGGGGACCCCTGCGCCTGGCGGCGCTGCTCCGCCTGCTGCTTGTCCCGCCGTCCGAGATCGACCGAATCGCGCTCCGGCGCTGGCGGGTGCGGGAGTTTCTGACCGCAAGTCGCGAGGGCCGCGGCGAAGCTGCTGGCCGCCAGCCCGAGACCGGCAAGGCCGCGGTCGAGCCGATCGCTCGACGGGCCGAGGGGGCGCCCGACGACGCCACGCTCAGTCGCGCGCGCGCGCACTGGATCAAGCTTCTGCGCGCCCGAACGCGCGTTCGCATGCTGGCCAGCTACGTGTCGAGGCCGGCGCCGCAATGAAGGGTCCGGCCACATTGGACGGCCTTGCTGAGGGCCCGCTGGTCTCAACCATGCTCGAGCGCGATCTGGACGAGGTCCATGCCATCGCCGCTAGCTGTTTCCCGCGACCGTGGCCGCGCACCGCGCTGGCCAACGAGCTCTCGCTGCCTTGCGCGATTCTTCGCGTTCTGCGAGCGGAGGCCGGCGGGACGGTCTACGCGTTTGCGACGGCCTGGCACTTCGCCGGCGAACTGCACATCCACAACATCGCCACGCTCCCTGAAGCTCGACGCCGCGGATACGCCACCACACTCACTCGAGCCCTTATCGACAGGAATCGCGCGCAAATCGTCCTGCTCGAAGTGCGGATCTCCAACGAAGCCGCACAGCGCATGTACCGCGGCCTTGGCTTTCGAGTGCGCGGCTTGCGTAGGGGCTATTACGCCGACAACGGTGAGCACGCGCTGCAGCTGGAGCTAAGGCGTCGGTCAAGATAGCATGGCCAGGTCGGCTTTGAGGCGCCCGGCCACGCAGAATGGCGATCAGGGGATTGGCGGCGGGGCGCTTGTGGCCTATGCTTCGAGCTCGGGATCTTCCTGTGGGGCGGCCAACCTGACATCAAGGGAGGACGCTTGACCAAGGCTCTTAATCTCAGCCCGCGGGGAGGCGCGCTTGGCGCGCCGGGAAGCTACCGGGCCGACACCACGCACTGTCGGCCCTACACGAAAAACGCCGTAGAGCCGTGCGCAGCCTCGTCGAGCCTGGCTGCCGGCGCAGGATCGCATCGGCAGCAGGCGGACCGGGCACGCGGAGCGGTGTTGGTCATCGACGACGAGCCCATCGTGCTGCGAGTCACCAAGCTCTTGCTGCTCTACATGGGGTTCACGGCGCACACCTCCCCAGGCTTGCAGGAGGGACTCCGCTTGTTCGAACGGCATGTACAGAGCTTGCACGCCGTGTTGCTTGATGCTTCGATGGCGGAGGCTAATCTGGCGGACACGGTCGGCCAATTGCGACGGCAAGCAGAGGTGCCGATTATCGTAACGAGCGGATACGCTCGGCACGAGGTGCTGGCAGACCTCGGTATGGCTGGCACCACAGACGAGGTTGCCTTCCTGCAAAAGCCGTTTCGTCCCGACGAGTTGGCGAGCGCCCTATCGCCGCATGGGGGCACCGGCGCCTTTGCCCGAACCGGGTCGCGCTCGCCCCTGGGATCGTGATGGGCTCCCGGTGCTGGCGCTTCTTGAACGCTGCCTGCCAGGCGCGATCGCGGGAGCTTTGGCAGGATTCATGGCCATGCCTTCAGGCTGCGCCCTCGGTCACCACGCCCCCGCGAAACGGCCCGCGGCAACGGTAGTCGCCCCATCGCCGGGGCACGCGCCCGATCCACCCCTGCAGGCCAAGGCCAACCCGTCGCCCGAGATCGCCGCAGCGCAGCGCCAGGTGCGGAGCAACGCGGCCGAGCAGATGGATGACAACACGGCGACTTTGCTCGACAAGGCCGTGGCCTTGGCCACGGCGGATAGCGCGCCGCGTGTTCGACCCGGGTCAGAGGAGTCACCGCAACTGCCACTAACACCTACAAGAGCGCAGGTGGCTCGGGTGCTCACCGCATTCAGCGACGCCGTTGGCGCGTGTGCCCGTGGAGAGAGTGGCACGGCGATCGCGGATCTGATCATCCGCAATACGGGACGTGTGGCCCATGTACGTGTACGCGGGAAGCCCTTCGAGAATCGGCAGAGCGGGCGCTGCATCGAAGGCGTTCTGCGGCGAGCCCGTTTTTCTCCCTTCGTCAAGGCCAGTCTGAGGGTCCGGTGTCCCTTGGTGATCGGCGAGCGCCCAGCTCCCGCAGCCGGCACAACGTCTTCGCGGCAGTAGCCACTCAGCGAGTGTATTCGAGAATCCTACAGGGCGTGTCCAAGGAACTGATCGTCCGTATCATTGAGATGCTCACCAGGCTCTGCCGATAGTCACGGTCGCGAGTGGGATCCGGCTACGGCCACGGCCACACAACGACCACGGCCACGGCCACGCAGAGTCCAGAACCTGCCGTCCCACGTTGGTCCTGGCCACCTGAAACGCGCCACTTCGCCCAGTACCGCTTGCCAGGGATTACGATGGATTCCCGCCGGCTCTGACGGCCGCTGGCGGTGTTGCACCTCCTCGAATATGCGCTGCACAGCATCGAAATGCACCGCAGTCATCCTCGGTGCGACTTGCCAGCGACCGACAGCCCTCGACGCGAATCGATCACAATCCCTGGCAAGCGGTACTAGGCCCTGCGCAGCTCGCTGCGATCGAAGACGTGGATGACTCCGTACGTTCCATCGTAGCCGGATTCACGCCGAACCTCACCCGACCGCAGACGTCGAACAGCCTCGGCCAGCAGGCTCGAGACTTGCCGGCGAATGATCTCGAGGGGCAGCTGCTGAAGGATGCTCAACTCCGGCCCGAGGCGTTCGAGCGTTACGGCCAAGTCGCGCGCCACGGTCTTGGTCTTGGGGCCGACGCCGTGGATTTCAGCCAGCAGCTGGGGCAGCGACACCAGACTGCGAAACGCGCGTGCGTTGGGTGCGCGCGCCTGGGCGGGGCGGTCCGCCAAGCACTCCACCCGGTGCATCACACCCACCGTGACCGGTTTGGCGCAGACCGGGCAATCGCCGCCAAGCTCACGCGTGCGTGTGGGCTCGAGGCGCACCCCGCACCTGCGATGACCGTCCAGGTGGTACTTGCCCTCTTCGGGAAAGAACTCGAGCGTGCCAAGGTAGTGCTCGCCCGTCTCGAGTGCTCGCCGCATGGCAAAGTAGTCGAGAGGCGTGTCAAAGATGCAGGCCTCGCGCCCCAGCATCGGCGGAGAATGCGCGTCGGAGTTGCTCACCAGCGTGTAGCGGTCGAGCGCCGAGACCCGCCAGTTCATGGGAGGGTCTGAAGAGAGGCCGGTCTCTACAGCGAAAATGTGATCGGCCAGGTCGGCATAGCACTCCGTGACCGCGTCGAACCCGGATTTCGAGCCCAGGACCGCGAACCATGGCGTCCAGATGTGCGCGGGCACGAGAAACGCCCCGGGTCCGCTTTGCAGCGTGATTTCGAGCAAATGGCGGGAGTCGAGCCCCAGGATCGGCCGCCCGTCGGATGCCAGATTGCCAACCTTGCCCAGCGCTGTGTTGAACCGGTCCACGGTGTCGAAATCGGGGGCGTAAACGAGGTGGTGGATCTTGCGCGTGCGTTCGCCCTTCTTGTAGATCGTGGAGATCTCGACCGAGAGCAGGAAGCGCATGTCGTGCTGGCACGAGGCGGGCAGCCGGCGTGCCAGCTCGCGTTCGATATCCGGTTTGAGCCGAAAGAGGCCAGGCTCGGCTGGCTCGAGCTTGTGGCGCAGCTCCGCGTACCAGCCCGGGTGGGTGAAGTCCCCGGTGCCCACAACCGCGATTCCCTTGCGCCTCGCCCAAAAACTCAGATGTTCCAGATCGCAGTCACGGCTCGTGGCACGGGAGTACTTGGAGTGGACATGCAGGTCGGCGCAGAACGGCATGGCGATTACCCAGTCCGTCCAAGAATAACTCGATCGGTAGATGCGCCACGAACGTAAATGCGCGGTTCAGTCCTCGTCAGGACCTGCAGCAACCTGCGACCACACCGCCAGCTCGTTGTCGCTGGGATCGAGGAAGTGAAACCTCCGGCCGCCCGGAAAGGAAAACGGGTCCTTGGTGATTCTGCCTCCTGCGTTACGCACTCGCTCGAGGGTCATGTCCAGGTCGTTCGAGTAGATCACGACCAAGGGACCACCGGTGCGCATTTTCTCTGCGAGGCAAAGCCCGCCCGATTCGCCGCCACCGTCTTTCTGGATGCCCAGGTAGTTGGGTCCGTACTCGTTGAACCGCCAGTCGAATGCGCTGGCGTAGAACTGCCTTGCCTCGCGCATGTTCCTAACGGATATCTCGACGTAGTCGATCTGATGCTGGGCGTGTTGGGCTTCATCCGACATGGTGCGGTCCTCCCGACGATTCGCGGGCTCACCAGCGACCCGCACACTGCGCCCACCAGGCTACAAGCGGGCACCAGCCCAACCTCGGCCCCTAGCTGCAGCTAGCCATCGTGGGCCGGGGCCGCCCCTCCTGCAAGCGACATCGACCAGCTGACGCCGGCCGCCAGCCACCAACCCGTCTCGTCACCCACGGCACCGGCGCTTCCGGAAAAATCCAGCTGCACTGTGGGTAGAGGGAACCATACGATGCCGCCACCAAAAGCTTCGCTGAAGGTGCTTGCCGCGCCCGAAGGGGCCAGCGTGGCGCTGGTGTCCACGAACAGCCCTACGTTGTCGTCCGTCCCAGGCAC
It contains:
- the glpK gene encoding glycerol kinase GlpK, producing the protein MAGFLIAIDQGTTGSTVLVLSEQAEILGRATREFTQRFPQPGWVEHDPEDIWASVTDALGEALRAASIAPGDCAAVGITNQRETTLLWDRGTGKAAYNAIVWQDRRTAARCAELRDAGLEPMFRERTGLVFDPYFSGTKLEWLLDNVEGARSRADSGELAFGTIDSFLLHRLTAGAAHATDATNASRTLLYDLRRHCWDPELAAALRIPPAVLPRVGGCAEIYGRTRGVPGLADGIPIAGVAGDQQAAMFGQNCFALGDAKCTYGTGAFLLVNTGIEPVRSSHGLITTVAWRLGKETTYALEGSAFIAGAAVQWLRDGLKLIHAAADVEALASQVESSGEVVFVPALAGLGAPYWDPLARGLLSGITRDTSAAHIARAALEGIAFQIDDLAQAMTQDATRPLARLRVDGGASQNDLLMQLQADLSNLPIDRPLCVETTALGAAYLAGLAVGVFSDPDAIAEVHRIERTFVPRQAPEQRDRNRRKWREAVSRARSRTTTP
- a CDS encoding UPF0158 family protein — encoded protein: MSESSNKHKPAGKNQVPIAWEALEDAFENNAPEVHSYLHLATGEVVRIVDGVADPAMHRRILADSSYVRVDAVSSREQYRWMERFIATVDQLELRRKLVEAIDGKGAFRRFKDVLMSHPIDRERWFVFRSERLRTCMAAWLEAHGIEPVERTQWHVPTADEVKAAANREEAERPDRRSRAAAAEALRSRLLELAAALPVRELDTAVAYLEFLRERRHLPRAHAKLAGAPAGRSASAAVSVSPGEATEDSDAAQDAPSESEQRAVGAAGSRAREG
- the rimI gene encoding ribosomal protein S18-alanine N-acetyltransferase, which encodes MKGPATLDGLAEGPLVSTMLERDLDEVHAIAASCFPRPWPRTALANELSLPCAILRVLRAEAGGTVYAFATAWHFAGELHIHNIATLPEARRRGYATTLTRALIDRNRAQIVLLEVRISNEAAQRMYRGLGFRVRGLRRGYYADNGEHALQLELRRRSR
- a CDS encoding response regulator, with translation MTKALNLSPRGGALGAPGSYRADTTHCRPYTKNAVEPCAASSSLAAGAGSHRQQADRARGAVLVIDDEPIVLRVTKLLLLYMGFTAHTSPGLQEGLRLFERHVQSLHAVLLDASMAEANLADTVGQLRRQAEVPIIVTSGYARHEVLADLGMAGTTDEVAFLQKPFRPDELASALSPHGGTGAFARTGSRSPLGS
- a CDS encoding VOC family protein yields the protein MSDEAQHAQHQIDYVEISVRNMREARQFYASAFDWRFNEYGPNYLGIQKDGGGESGGLCLAEKMRTGGPLVVIYSNDLDMTLERVRNAGGRITKDPFSFPGGRRFHFLDPSDNELAVWSQVAAGPDED